The following DNA comes from Janthinobacterium sp. TB1-E2.
TGCTGCCGGTGCGCATCCCCATCGACCGTGGCCTGATCGGCTGGCGAGTGGCCCTGATCCACGCGCGCCAGCCGCAACTGCTGCGCGACGTGCGCAGCATCGCCGCCCTGGCGCGGCTGTCGGCCGGCCAGATGAGCGACTGGCCCGATTCCGCCATCCTCCAGGCGAACGGCTTGCGCCTCGATACTTCGAGCACCTATGAAGGCCTGTTCCAGCAACTGGCGGCGGGGCGCATCGACTACTTTCCCCGTTCCGTGATCGAGGCGCAAAGCGAGCTGGCCAGCCATGCGCAATTGCCGCTGGCGCTCGATACTCACCTGGTCATTCGCTACCCGGCCGCGCTGTACTTTTTTGTCGGCAAGCACCGGCCGGAACTGGCGCGCCATATTGAAATCGGGCTGGAGAAAATGCTGGCCGATGGCAGTTTCGCGCAGCTGTTCCAGCGCCATTTCGGCCGCCTCGCGCAGGGCCTGAAGCTGCCCCATCGTTACGTGCTGGAGCTGGCCAATCCCGACCTGCCCGAAGAGACGCCGCTGGCGCGCAAAGCACTTTGGTATCGTCCAAAACATTACTAATAGTTTTATTGATCAGTGTCAAACAAGCGCTTCAATCGTGCGCACGATGTTTGATGAAACGCAAAGCGAGTTCAACAGAACACCTGTTGACATAAATAGAATCTTCGCCGAACATAATTCCACGTTGCAACACTTTTGCAATACGTTCCCAGCACAAGCGGTGATACGCAGGTGTCGTGTGGGACCCGTGCGCCCGTTCAACAGCCAGCTGCCGCCAGCCGCCGAACGCTCTGTTCCCTTGTAACCATCCGTTATCTTTTCGAAGGTTTGCCCATGCTCGAGTCGATCACGTCGGTATTGCACCAGGTGCCGGAACTGGCCCTGTTCCTGGCGCTGGCGCTCGGTTATGCGGTAGGGCAGATACGCTTCGGTCCCATCCAGCTGGGCGGCGTGTGCGGCACCCTGATCGCCGCGCTGCTGATCGGCCAGCTGGGCATCACCCTGGACGCCAGCGTCAAGAACGTCTTCTTCATGCTGTTCATCTTTGCCCTCGGCTATGCGGGCGGTCCCCAGTTCTTTGCCAACCTCAATGCCAAGGGTTTGCGCCTGGGCCTGCTGTGCCTGATCGAAGTGGTGGTGGTGCTGGCGCTGGTGCTGCTGGCCACGCGTTTCCTGGGCCTGGACCAGGGCACGGCGGCCGGCATGATGGCGGGCGCGGCGACGGAATCGGCCGTCGTCGGCACGGCCACGGACGCCATCTCGAAACTGGCGCTGCCGGCCGGCCGCATCGCCGAGCTGCAGGCCAACGTGGTCACCGCGTATTCGATCACGTATATCTTCGGCCTGATCGCCATCGTCATCGTCACCAGTCAGATTTTTCCGCTGCTGCTGCGCGTCAATCTGCGCGAGGAAGCCGATAAATTGTGGGAAAAGATGGGCGGCGCGCAGACCGATGGCGACGGCGTGCAGGCGACGCCGGAAATGGTGGGCCGCGCCTACCGCATCAGCCGCGGCGCGGGCCGCCGTCTCGACGCCTTGCAGCATATTTTCGCGGGCCGCGCCAGCATCACGCGCGTGCGCCGGCATGGCAAGGTATTGCCCTTGGAACCCGCGCTGCGCCTGCGCAACAACGACGAAGTGCTGGTGATCGGCCACCGTCCCGCGCTGGTGGCGGCCGAAGCCATCCTGGGCGAGGAATTTGCCGACACGACGGGCTTGAACATGGCGGTTTCCGCCGTCGAAGTGGTGCTGCAGCAAGCCGCACTGGTCGGCCAGCCCTTGCGCCAGCTGGCCTTGCCTTCGGGCGTGCACGTGGCGGCCGTCGTCCGTGGCGAGCACAGCATGCCGCCGCTGCCCGATCTGTCCCTGCAGCGCAACGACGTGCTGCGCCTGTACGGCACGACGGAAGGGCGCGAACTGAACACGGCGTTGGCCGCCATCGGCAAGCGCGTGCCGACGGGCGACCGCAGCAATATCGTCTACGCCAGCATCGGCATCGTCTTGGGTGTGTATATCGGCGGCTTCAGTGCCAAGCTGGGCGGCATCCCGTTTTCGCTGGGCACGGGCGGCGGCGCCTTGCTCACAGGCCTCGTGTTCGGCTGGTACCAGGCGCGCAAACCGGGCATGCCCGGCATCCACCCCAGCGCGCTCGACATGATGAAGGATATCGGCCTGGCCACCTTCATCGCCTGCGTGGGCCTGGCGTCGGGGCCGCAGGCGATCGATCTGATCCGCCAGTACGGCCTGTCGCTGCCGCTGATGGGCGTGCTGATCGCCGTCATCCCCGCTTCGCTGTCCCTGCTGGTCGGTCACTTTTTCCTCAAGCTGGAAGCGCCCGTGCTCTTGGGCGCCATCGCCGGCCAGCAGTGCAGCACGCCGGCCCTGTCCGCCGTGCAGAACGCGGCCGGCAATTCCACGCCCTTGCTCGGCTACACGATTACCTATGCGATTTCGAACGTGGTGCTGCCCCTCTTGGGGCCGCTGATCGTGGCCCTGGCCGGGTCGGTGCACGCATGAACAGCTTGCAAGAGCACAAGCAGTAAAGAATTCCTTCAACATGAAAGGCGGTCCGCATGGAATGGTTGCATGAGTTATTCAAGAAGTCGCCTGAAATTGCCTTGTTTCTCTCCCTGGCAGTGGGTTATTACATCGGCAAGATCAAGTTCGGCTCGTTTCAGCTGGGCGGGGTAGCCGGTTCATTGCTGGTGGCGGTACTCGTCAGCCAGGTAGGCGTCGCCATCGATCCTGGCGTCAAGTCGGTGCTGTTCGCGCTGTTCATTTATGCGGTCGGCTATGAAAGCGGACCACAGTTCTTCAATTCCCTGGGGCGCCAGTCCGTGCGCGAAATCATCCTGGCCGTCGTGCTGGCCGTGACGGCGCTGCTGACGGTGGTCATCCTGGCCAAGATGTTCGACCTGGACAAGGGCCTGGCGGCCGGCGTGGCGGCGGGCGGCTTGACGCAGTCGGCCATCATCGGCACGGCAGGCGACGCGATCACCAAGCTGGGCCTGGCGGCCGACGAAGTGGCGCGCTTGCAGGGGAACGTGGCCGTCGGCTATGCCGTGACCTATGTGTTCGGTTCGTTTGGCGCCATCATCGTTTGCGTCAACATCTTGCCAAAGCTCATGGGGCGCACCATCCGCGAAGATGCGATCAAGGCGGAAACGGCGCTGCAGGCGGGCGTGCAAGTGCTGGGGCCGGGCCAGACGCCGGCCGCACCCGACTTGATTGGCCGCATCTACGACGTGGGCCCCGGTGCCGGGCGTTCCGTCGAGGAGATCGAAAGCGCCCATCCGAACACGGCCATTACCATCGAGCGCGTGAAACGCAATGGCCAGATCATCGACGTCAGCCCGGACCTGGTGCTGGCGGCCGACGATATCGTGCTGCTGGTGGGCCGGCGCGAAGCCATGCTCAGCGTGTCTTCCCAACTGGGCAAGGAATTGCTTGCCGTCGAAGGCATGGAACTGGTGATGCAGCGCCGCGACATGGTGCTGACCAACAAGGCTTACCACAACAAGACGGTGGGCGAGATCCGCAGCGCGACGGCGCCGGGTGTGCGTCACGGCATCTTTGTCGTGCAACTGAGCCGTATGGGCAAGATTTTGCCCATGCAGGCGGAAACCGTCGTGCAGACGGGCGACGTGGTGACCATCTATGGCGCCGAACAGGACGTCAAGCGCGTGGCGGCCGAAGTGGGCTATATGATCGTGCCGAGCGCCAAGACGGACTTTGTCTACATGGGCGCCGGCCTCGTCGTCGGCCTGCTCGTGGGCTTGCTGGTGGCGCGCATCGGCTCGATTCCGCTGACCCTCGGCAGCGGCGGCGGCGTGTTGCTGTCGGGCCTGGTATTCGGCTGGTTCCGCGCCAAGCGCCAGACGTTCGGCTACATGCCCAGCGGCGCCGTGCAAATCCTCAAGGATTTGGGCCTGGCCGGCTTCGTTGCCGTCGTCGGCCTCACGTCGGGACTGCAAGCCGTGCAAACCGTGCGCGAACATGGCCTGACACTGTTTGGCGTCGGCGTGGTGGTCACCATCCTGCCGATGATTTTGACCATGCTGATCGGCCGCTACATCTTGCGTTATGACAACGTGGCCGTGTTCGCGGGCGCCTTGTCCGGCTCGCGCAGCGCCAATCCCGCGTTCGGCGAAGTGCTGAACGCGGCGCAAAACTCGATTCCCACCGTACCGTTTGCCATCACGTATGCCTTGGCCAACGTTTTCCTGACCTTGCTGGGGCCGCTCATCGTGGCCTTCGTCTGAGTCTGCACGTATTTGCAAGAACCCTGCACATTGTCTGTCTAAAGGAGTAGCAAAAATGGATTTCAGTAACCCAAGCAAACTCGCCCTGTTGAGCCCATTCGAATTGAAGGATGCGCTGATCCAGACGGCCAAGCAAAGCAACCGTTTGATGCTCAATGCGGGCCGCGGCAACCCGAATTTCCTGGCGACCACGCCGCGCCACGGCTTCTTCCAGTTCGGCCAGTTCGCCATGACGGAAGCGGAACGTTCCTATGTGTACATGGACGACGTGGGCGGTTTCCCTACGCGCGACGGCATCGAGGCGCGCTTTGAAATCTTCGTGCGCAAGCATGAAGGCAACCCGGGCGTGCATTTCATCGAGGCGGCCGTGTCGTACGTGCGCGACCAGCTGGGCTTGAGCGCGGGCGACTTCCTCTACGAGATGTGCGAAGCCATCCTCGGCTGCAACTATCCCGTGCCCGACCGCATGCTGCGCCTGTCCGAGAAAATCGTCGGCCAGTATATCCACCGCGAAATGGTGGGCGACCATCCCTTCGTCGGCAACTTCGACATGTACGCCGTCGAAGGCGGCACGGCCGCCATGACGTATCTGTTCGCCAGCCTGAAATCGAACCACATCATCCAGGAAGGCGACACGATCGCCCTGGGCATGCCGATCTTCACGCCGTACATCGAGATTCCCCAGCTGAACGATTACAAGCTGAACACCGTGCACATCGATGCGCCGCAATCGAACAACTGGCAATTCACGAAGAAGGAGCTGGACAAGCTGCTCGATCCGAAAGTAAAAGCTTTCTTCCTCGTCAACCCCAGCAATCCACCGTCCGTCAAGATCGATGACGAGACCCTGGAATACATCGCCAAGATCATCAAGAAGCGCCCGGACCTGATCATTTTGACCGATGACGTGTACGGCACTTTTGCCGACAATTTCGTCTCGCTGTTCGCCATCTGCCCGTTCAACAC
Coding sequences within:
- a CDS encoding transporter substrate-binding domain-containing protein → MYPRHQAIDDPQQGYVTALLLQALARSGQAYALRRSALRMVQTRAMQEIATASGSVDVVWTMTSRARETQLLPVRIPIDRGLIGWRVALIHARQPQLLRDVRSIAALARLSAGQMSDWPDSAILQANGLRLDTSSTYEGLFQQLAAGRIDYFPRSVIEAQSELASHAQLPLALDTHLVIRYPAALYFFVGKHRPELARHIEIGLEKMLADGSFAQLFQRHFGRLAQGLKLPHRYVLELANPDLPEETPLARKALWYRPKHY
- the aspT gene encoding aspartate-alanine antiporter, translated to MLESITSVLHQVPELALFLALALGYAVGQIRFGPIQLGGVCGTLIAALLIGQLGITLDASVKNVFFMLFIFALGYAGGPQFFANLNAKGLRLGLLCLIEVVVVLALVLLATRFLGLDQGTAAGMMAGAATESAVVGTATDAISKLALPAGRIAELQANVVTAYSITYIFGLIAIVIVTSQIFPLLLRVNLREEADKLWEKMGGAQTDGDGVQATPEMVGRAYRISRGAGRRLDALQHIFAGRASITRVRRHGKVLPLEPALRLRNNDEVLVIGHRPALVAAEAILGEEFADTTGLNMAVSAVEVVLQQAALVGQPLRQLALPSGVHVAAVVRGEHSMPPLPDLSLQRNDVLRLYGTTEGRELNTALAAIGKRVPTGDRSNIVYASIGIVLGVYIGGFSAKLGGIPFSLGTGGGALLTGLVFGWYQARKPGMPGIHPSALDMMKDIGLATFIACVGLASGPQAIDLIRQYGLSLPLMGVLIAVIPASLSLLVGHFFLKLEAPVLLGAIAGQQCSTPALSAVQNAAGNSTPLLGYTITYAISNVVLPLLGPLIVALAGSVHA
- the aspT gene encoding aspartate-alanine antiporter, translated to MEWLHELFKKSPEIALFLSLAVGYYIGKIKFGSFQLGGVAGSLLVAVLVSQVGVAIDPGVKSVLFALFIYAVGYESGPQFFNSLGRQSVREIILAVVLAVTALLTVVILAKMFDLDKGLAAGVAAGGLTQSAIIGTAGDAITKLGLAADEVARLQGNVAVGYAVTYVFGSFGAIIVCVNILPKLMGRTIREDAIKAETALQAGVQVLGPGQTPAAPDLIGRIYDVGPGAGRSVEEIESAHPNTAITIERVKRNGQIIDVSPDLVLAADDIVLLVGRREAMLSVSSQLGKELLAVEGMELVMQRRDMVLTNKAYHNKTVGEIRSATAPGVRHGIFVVQLSRMGKILPMQAETVVQTGDVVTIYGAEQDVKRVAAEVGYMIVPSAKTDFVYMGAGLVVGLLVGLLVARIGSIPLTLGSGGGVLLSGLVFGWFRAKRQTFGYMPSGAVQILKDLGLAGFVAVVGLTSGLQAVQTVREHGLTLFGVGVVVTILPMILTMLIGRYILRYDNVAVFAGALSGSRSANPAFGEVLNAAQNSIPTVPFAITYALANVFLTLLGPLIVAFV
- a CDS encoding bifunctional aspartate transaminase/aspartate 4-decarboxylase, with product MDFSNPSKLALLSPFELKDALIQTAKQSNRLMLNAGRGNPNFLATTPRHGFFQFGQFAMTEAERSYVYMDDVGGFPTRDGIEARFEIFVRKHEGNPGVHFIEAAVSYVRDQLGLSAGDFLYEMCEAILGCNYPVPDRMLRLSEKIVGQYIHREMVGDHPFVGNFDMYAVEGGTAAMTYLFASLKSNHIIQEGDTIALGMPIFTPYIEIPQLNDYKLNTVHIDAPQSNNWQFTKKELDKLLDPKVKAFFLVNPSNPPSVKIDDETLEYIAKIIKKRPDLIILTDDVYGTFADNFVSLFAICPFNTILVYSFSKYFGATGWRMGVVATHEDNVLDAKIAKLPETIKRQLDARYHSITTEPRALKFIDRLVADSRTVALNHTAGLSTPVQAQMTLFSLFSLMDEEQKYKQSMKRIVLRRKEALYRELGLPMVHDANSVRYYHLLDMESLAAQMHGVEFSQWLLKKLKPNEALFRLAEETGVILLPGRGFGTTHPSGRVSLANLNEYDYANIGRAIRNMASEFFAVFEKEKEKGSKKAKK